The following coding sequences are from one Pongo abelii isolate AG06213 chromosome 3, NHGRI_mPonAbe1-v2.0_pri, whole genome shotgun sequence window:
- the NPY2R gene encoding neuropeptide Y receptor type 2 — protein MGPIGAEADENQTVEEMKVEQYGPQTTPRGELVPDPEPELIDSTKLIEVQVVLILAYCSIILLGVIGNSLVIHVVIKFKSMRTVTNFFIANLAVADLLVNTLCLPFTLTYTLMGEWKMGPVLCHLVPYAQGLAVQVSTITLTVIALDRHRCIVYHLESKISKRISFLIIGLAWGISALLASPLAIFREYSLIEIIPDFEIVACTEKWPGEEKSIYGTVYSLSSLLILYVLPLGIISFSYTRIWSKLKNHVSPGAANDHYHQRRQKTTKMLVCVVVVFAVSWLPLHAFQLAVDIDSQVLDLKEYKLIFTVFHIIAMCSTFANPLLYGWMNSNYRKAFLSAFRCEQRLDAIHSEVSVTFKAKKNLEVRKNSGPNDSFTEATNV, from the coding sequence ATGGGTCCAATAGGTGCAGAGGCTGATGAGAACCAGACAGTGGAAGAAATGAAGGTGGAACAATATGGGCCACAAACAACTCCTAGAGGTGAACTGGTCCCTGACCCTGAGCCAGAGCTTATAGATAGTACCAAGCTGATTGAGGTACAAGTTGTCCTCATATTGGCCTACTGCTCCATCATCTTGCTTGGGGTAATTGGCAACTCCTTGGTGATCCATGTGGTGATCAAATTCAAGAGCATGCGCACAGTAACCAACTTTTTCATTGCCAATCTGGCTGTGGCAGATCTTTTGGTGAACACTCTGTGTCTACCGTTCACTCTTACCTATACCTTAATGGGGGAGTGGAAAATGGGTCCTGTCCTGTGCCACCTGGTGCCCTATGCCCAGGGCCTGGCAGTACAAGTATCCACAATCACCTTGACAGTAATTGCCCTAGACCGGCACAGGTGCATCGTCTACCACCTAGAGAGCAAGATCTCCAAGCGAATCAGCTTCCTGATCATTGGCTTGGCCTGGGGCATCAGTGCCCTGCTGGCAAGTCCCCTGGCCATCTTCCGGGAGTATTCGCTGATTGAGATCATTCCGGACTTTGAGATTGTGGCCTGTACTGAAAAGTGGCCTGGCGAGGAGAAGAGCATCTATGGCACTGTCTACAGTCTTTCTTCCTTGTTGATCTTGTATGTTTTGCCTCTGGGCATCATATCATTTTCCTACACTCGCATTTGGAGTAAATTGAAGAACCATGTCAGTCCTGGAGCTGCAAATGACCACTACCATCAGCGAAGGCAAAAAACCACCAAAATGCtagtgtgtgtggtggtggtgtttgCGGTCAGCTGGCTGCCTCTTCATGCCTTCCAGCTTGCCGTTGACATTGACAGCCAGGTCTTGGACCTGAAGGAGTACAAGCTCATATTCACAGTGTTCCACATCATCGCCATGTGCTCCACTTTTGCCAATCCCCTTCTCTATGGCTGGATGAACAGCAACTATAGAAAGGCTTTCCTCTCGGCCTTCCGCTGTGAGCAGCGGTTGGATGCCATTCACTCTGAGGTGTCTGTGACATTCAAGGCTAAAAAGAACCTGGAGGTCAGAAAGAACAGTGGCCCCAATGACTCTTTCACAGAGGCTACCAATGTCTAA